The sequence TGATGCCTCTCTTAGATTTGAGAGAGGTATGGATAAAACTACTGCCCTTAAAGGTATGTTGAGGGCGACCCATCTTATTCATAAAATCGGTGGAGGTAAAATTGGCAATCTTAATGAGGCTGGTAGTATTGAAGAAAAATCTAAAGAAGTAGTTTTGGATAAAAGAAGAATTGAGAAACTTCTTGGAATAGATGTGGAAGAAGATTTTATTGTTAAGACACTTGAAAAATTAGGTTTTTCTATCCGCAAAAATCAGAATACTTCTTATATAATTAAAGCGCCTGTGTACCGGAATGATATAAAAGAGGATGTTGATGTTATTGAAGAAATTGCAAGGTATGGTAAGTACTCTGAAATTCCCTCTGAAATGCCTTTAGCAGTTATTGAGCCAACTCCATCTGCTAATCAGGTGGAGGAGATAGAAAAGATTAAAGATATATCTGTTAAACTTGGGTTTTCAGAGTTTATAAATATGGGTCTTACAGATAAAAGAAGCGTAGAATTCAATAAAGATAGTTTGTATATTCCTGTTGAAAACCCGTTGTCTGCAAATTTAGGATATTTAAGGACGAGCCTTATTCCAGAAATTTTGGAATCAATTAAGTTTAATGTTTATCACGGTTTTAATAGAATAAATATTTTTGAAGTTGGGAAGGTATATTTAAGTAAAGATAATGATTTTAGAGAGGAACTGAAAATCTTGTTTGTGTCGGTAAATAGTGGTGATTTTTTTGTCCTGAAAGGTAAGGTTGAAAAGTTTTTAGAAGAATGTGGGATAGAAAAAATAAGTTTTCTTAATAAACCGAACCCATTTTCTCGAGAAGGATGTAGTACATCGATTTTTGCATATAATCGACCTGATACAGAATTAGGCAAACTCTTTATTCCTTCAGATGATATTAAAAGTATTTATGATATAAAAGAAGAAGAAATATATATATGCGAGATGTATCTTGAACCTTTATCAACTCTTTTAAATTTTGAGAGAAGTTTTAAATCTCTACCGAAATTTCCATATTCAAGTAGAGATTTTTCTTTTATACTAAATAAAAATATAAGCTGGGAAGATATTGAAAAAACAGTTAGAGCTCTTGATATGCCTGTTGAAAAAATCAATTTCTTTGATGCTTATGAGGGTAAGAATATTGAAAGCGGAAAGATAAGTATAAGTTTTTCTGTTTTCTTTAGATATCCTGATAAAACACTTGAAAGTGTTGAAATAAAAAAATTTTCAGATATAATAATAGAAACTATTAATACTAAGTTTAAAGGGATACTTAGAGGTGAAGATAGAAAGTGTTGAAATATTAGGAAAAAAACTTCAACTACAACTTGGTCTTAAAACTAGTGAGTTACAAGAGGTTAACAGAAAGATTAACAAGCGTTTAAAATCGCTTATGGTTGAATACCCTAATCTTGATAAGATAGATATACTAAGTTTTTATATAGTAGAGTTACACGAAGAGATGTATAATATAAAAACCAAACTTGCGAAGGAAGAGAAACGTTTTGTTAAAATATCGGGAAAACTTCTTTCAATTGAAAACAGAATAAAAAAAGAAATAGAAAAACTTGACATTGAAACTTTTGAATGATAATATAGTATACAAGTTTGTGAATTATGAAATCATAATATACTTAATGCGGGGTGGAGCAGTGGTAGCTCGCCAGGCCCATAACCTGGAGGCCGACCGTTCAAATCGGTCCCCCGCAACTTTGTTTTCAGTTATAAGAAGAGTTTAAATTTAAAATTTGAATTTATAATGTCGGTGTTATTTAATTTAGAATAACAGACTTCCCGAATTATTGAAAAGAGTATTATGGTCTGAAAAAGCACTGGCAAGGGAAGATTCCTACTTTTTCAAAAGTAATGCTTGTCTGAGGATAATAGTGAAAATAGGAAAACAGAGAATATTATCTATAGATTTGGGAAGTACAAAGATAAGAATATGTGACATTCAAAGAGCCTCACCTAAATTTAAAGTTACATATTATGATGAATTGGAAATCCCCAGTATAGTTGAAGATAAGAGCGATTTTTTCAGAACAGAAGGAAGAGCTTTTATAAAACGTCAACCAAGCAATTCTTTTTATGTTTCCCTACCTGGAAGAGGAATATTGATACGTACTTTAACCATCCCAAAGGTTCCATTAAAAAAAGTACGAGATATTTTAAAATACGAAGTTCAGCAACAGATACCTTTTCCTCTTGAGATGGTAGAATGGAAATATCAAATCTTGAGCGAAGAAGGAGAATCTTTTAATATTCTGCTCGCAGCCGCAAAAAAGGAATTGATAAATGAATTCTTAAGTAGTTTGTCTATGCTTGGGATAGATTATGCTTACCTTGATACCGACCTTTTTGCTTATTTTAACGCTTTTAGGTTTTCCCAACAGTTTAACTCCGAAAAATGTCAAGCCATTCTTGAGATAGGTGCTAATTCCTCTAATTTGATTATCAACCATAAAGAAAAAATCCTTATGCGTTCTTTAACTACTGCTGGGGAAACTATCACCAATGCTATTGTTGAAGCAGAGACGATACCTTTTGTTGAAGCAGAGGATAAAAAAATTGCAGAAGGATTAAGTTTACCTATTGTAGCAACAAGTATGGAAAAC comes from bacterium and encodes:
- the pheT gene encoding phenylalanine--tRNA ligase subunit beta translates to MKYSHNAISEYLSGSIGKEVLIEYLDLLGLNPLVISSDEKDIIFELETPANRGYLLSLLGVAREVLPFTSCDLKLPDDGFEEDFSSDISLKIESENDCPYYSCRVMNGVKNVNSPEHIREVLNKMGYRSSFSTVDISNFVMAEIGQPLHIFDLDTIEGYVEIRRGRKGEVSELIDGKKIEINEDILVIADAVKVIAVAGIMGCSVSEVKESTKNILIESAIFNPSVVRKGSKKLGLATDASLRFERGMDKTTALKGMLRATHLIHKIGGGKIGNLNEAGSIEEKSKEVVLDKRRIEKLLGIDVEEDFIVKTLEKLGFSIRKNQNTSYIIKAPVYRNDIKEDVDVIEEIARYGKYSEIPSEMPLAVIEPTPSANQVEEIEKIKDISVKLGFSEFINMGLTDKRSVEFNKDSLYIPVENPLSANLGYLRTSLIPEILESIKFNVYHGFNRINIFEVGKVYLSKDNDFREELKILFVSVNSGDFFVLKGKVEKFLEECGIEKISFLNKPNPFSREGCSTSIFAYNRPDTELGKLFIPSDDIKSIYDIKEEEIYICEMYLEPLSTLLNFERSFKSLPKFPYSSRDFSFILNKNISWEDIEKTVRALDMPVEKINFFDAYEGKNIESGKISISFSVFFRYPDKTLESVEIKKFSDIIIETINTKFKGILRGEDRKC
- the zapA gene encoding cell division protein ZapA codes for the protein MKIESVEILGKKLQLQLGLKTSELQEVNRKINKRLKSLMVEYPNLDKIDILSFYIVELHEEMYNIKTKLAKEEKRFVKISGKLLSIENRIKKEIEKLDIETFE